The Lysobacter enzymogenes genome window below encodes:
- a CDS encoding 1,2-dihydroxy-3-keto-5-methylthiopentene dioxygenase, whose amino-acid sequence MSRLRIFPQDQPDAPTLSTSDQGEIARELAKIGVGFEQWQAAQPVKPGDTPEAIMAAYRADIDRITVERGFKTVDVVSIAPDNPQRETMRGKFLDEHYHKEDEVRFFVAGSGLFTLHVEPNVYEIKCEQGDLISVPDSTLHWFDMGPEPSFVAIRFFTEPDGWVGYFTGTDIAQQFPRYERGQAG is encoded by the coding sequence ATGAGCCGTTTGCGTATTTTTCCCCAGGACCAGCCCGACGCGCCGACGCTGAGCACCAGCGACCAGGGCGAGATCGCGCGCGAGCTGGCCAAGATCGGCGTCGGCTTCGAGCAATGGCAGGCCGCCCAGCCGGTCAAGCCGGGCGACACGCCCGAGGCGATCATGGCCGCGTACCGCGCCGACATCGACCGCATCACGGTCGAGCGCGGCTTCAAGACCGTCGACGTGGTCAGCATCGCCCCGGACAACCCGCAGCGCGAAACCATGCGGGGCAAGTTCCTCGACGAGCACTACCACAAGGAAGACGAAGTGCGTTTCTTCGTCGCCGGCTCGGGCCTGTTCACCCTGCACGTCGAACCCAACGTCTACGAAATCAAGTGCGAACAGGGCGACCTGATCTCGGTGCCCGACAGCACCCTGCACTGGTTCGACATGGGCCCGGAACCGAGCTTCGTCGCGATCCGCTTCTTCACCGAGCCGGACGGCTGGGTCGGGTACTTCACCGGTACCGATATCGCCCAGCAGTTTCCGCGCTACGAGCGCGGCCAGGCGGGTTGA
- a CDS encoding methylthioribulose 1-phosphate dehydratase, translated as MNSPLPYDPQRLAHCAGEIIVNVRELAQRGWTPATSSNFSRRIDAGHVAITVSGRDKGRLTEEDIMVVDLDGAPVATRHRPSAETLLHTQLYKRYPEIGCVLHTHSQTQTVASRLYAGQGHVHLEGYELLKAFAGTTTHDTELDLPVYPNTQDMPTLAAQVDATLDQQTLWGYLIDGHGLYAWGRDMGEARRHLEAFEFLLGCELELRRLRR; from the coding sequence ATGAACAGCCCCCTGCCCTACGACCCGCAGCGCCTGGCGCACTGCGCCGGCGAGATCATCGTCAACGTGCGCGAGCTCGCCCAGCGCGGCTGGACCCCGGCCACCAGCAGCAATTTCTCGCGCCGCATCGATGCCGGGCACGTCGCCATCACCGTCTCCGGCCGCGACAAGGGCCGGCTGACCGAAGAAGACATCATGGTCGTCGACCTGGACGGCGCGCCGGTGGCGACCCGCCACCGCCCGTCCGCCGAGACCCTGCTGCACACCCAGTTGTACAAGCGCTACCCCGAGATCGGCTGCGTCCTGCACACCCATTCGCAGACCCAGACGGTGGCCTCGCGCCTGTACGCCGGCCAGGGCCACGTGCACCTGGAAGGCTACGAGCTGCTCAAGGCCTTCGCCGGCACCACCACCCACGACACCGAGCTGGACCTGCCGGTCTACCCGAACACCCAGGACATGCCGACCCTGGCCGCCCAGGTCGACGCCACCCTGGACCAGCAGACCCTGTGGGGCTACCTGATCGACGGCCACGGCCTGTACGCGTGGGGCCGCGACATGGGCGAGGCCCGCCGCCACCTGGAGGCCTTCGAATTCCTGCTGGGCTGCGAACTCGAACTGCGGAGGCTGCGCCGATGA
- a CDS encoding amino acid permease, whose translation MLEQLRATKHPHAAHTEAEGLSLHRTLGPWGLTALGIGAVIGGGIFVITGKAAAEHAGPAIMLSFILAAICCTFCALAYAEFAAMVPVSGSAYTYTYATLGELSAWFIGWMLILEYGVSASAVAVSWTGYFLSLLQHFDITLPAALVQAPLDAKLRPTGAIANLPAAAIVLLLTWLCYVGIRKSSAMNMAMVVLKSGLIVLVIAVGWKYVNPDLWQPFIPESQGHGKYGWEGVLRGASMVFFAYIGFEAVSVAAQESHKPQKDMPIGMMASLAICTVLYIGMAAVMTGLAPYYTLGTDEPVVTAIAAHPALNWLRIVVEVGALVGLSSVVLVMIIGQPRIFMIMARDGLLPPVFTKIHPKYRTPHINTVITGIGIALLAALFPLDILGDMTSMGTLIAFAAVCLGVLILRRTQPDLPRPFRIPFAWPICIAGIVSCLVLLSTMTAHNWMLMGVWTVIGFAIYFAYGYKYSKLRKARG comes from the coding sequence ATGCTGGAACAACTCCGGGCGACCAAACACCCGCACGCCGCCCACACCGAGGCCGAGGGACTGAGCCTGCACCGCACCCTCGGCCCCTGGGGCCTGACCGCGCTCGGCATCGGCGCGGTCATCGGCGGCGGCATCTTCGTCATCACCGGCAAGGCCGCGGCAGAGCACGCCGGGCCGGCGATCATGCTGTCCTTCATTCTCGCGGCGATCTGTTGCACCTTCTGCGCGCTGGCCTATGCCGAGTTCGCGGCGATGGTGCCGGTGTCCGGCAGCGCCTACACCTACACCTACGCGACCCTGGGCGAGCTGTCGGCCTGGTTCATCGGCTGGATGCTGATCCTGGAGTACGGCGTCTCCGCTTCGGCGGTGGCGGTCAGTTGGACCGGTTACTTCCTGAGTCTGTTGCAACACTTCGACATCACCCTGCCCGCGGCCTTGGTGCAGGCGCCGCTGGACGCCAAGCTGCGCCCGACCGGCGCCATCGCCAACCTGCCGGCGGCGGCGATCGTGCTGCTGCTGACGTGGCTGTGCTATGTCGGCATCCGCAAGTCGTCGGCGATGAACATGGCGATGGTGGTGCTGAAGTCGGGCCTGATCGTGCTGGTCATCGCGGTCGGCTGGAAGTACGTGAATCCCGACCTGTGGCAGCCGTTCATTCCCGAATCGCAGGGCCACGGCAAGTACGGCTGGGAAGGCGTGCTGCGCGGCGCGTCGATGGTGTTCTTCGCCTACATCGGCTTCGAGGCGGTGTCGGTGGCGGCGCAGGAATCGCACAAGCCGCAGAAGGACATGCCGATCGGCATGATGGCGTCGCTGGCGATCTGCACGGTGCTGTACATCGGCATGGCCGCGGTGATGACGGGCCTGGCGCCGTACTACACCCTGGGCACCGACGAGCCGGTGGTGACCGCGATCGCCGCGCATCCGGCGCTGAACTGGCTGCGCATCGTGGTCGAGGTCGGCGCCCTGGTCGGGCTGTCGTCGGTGGTGCTGGTGATGATCATCGGCCAGCCGCGCATCTTCATGATCATGGCCCGCGACGGCCTGCTGCCGCCGGTGTTCACCAAGATCCATCCGAAGTACCGCACGCCGCACATCAACACCGTCATCACCGGCATCGGCATCGCCTTGCTGGCGGCGCTGTTCCCGCTCGACATCCTCGGCGACATGACCTCGATGGGCACCCTGATCGCGTTCGCCGCGGTCTGCCTCGGCGTGCTGATCCTGCGCCGTACCCAGCCGGACCTGCCGCGGCCGTTCCGGATCCCGTTCGCGTGGCCGATCTGCATCGCCGGCATCGTCAGCTGCCTGGTGCTGCTGTCGACGATGACCGCGCACAACTGGATGCTGATGGGCGTGTGGACGGTCATTGGTTTTGCGATCTATTTCGCCTACGGCTACAAGTACAGCAAGCTGCGCAAGGCGCGCGGCTGA
- a CDS encoding amino acid permease — MSRGLFITKPVAPAGHVDAGEPVEGSLQGEATLKRSLTATQLVMLGIGAVIGAGIFVLSGHAAAEHAGPAIVLSFIVAGFACALAGLCYAEFSAMLPVSGSAYSYSYATLGEFVAWFIGWNLVLEYLFAASTVAVGWSGYLNSLLTTFGMGLPASLSAAPLNMVDGAFVYTGGLVNLPAVVIVAALSGLCYVGITQSAFINTIIVAIKVVVITLFVAFAAKYVNPDNWVPFIPENQGPGKYGIDGVIRGASVVFFAYIGFDAVSTAAGEAKNPQRDMPIGILGSLVICTIIYIIVSGVLTGLLPYHMLSTPKPVATALEAYPALGWLKLVVEVGAIAGLSSVILVMLMGQPRIFYSMAKDGLLPKFFAKVHPKFQTPYVGTIIVGVFACILAGLFPINLLGELVSMGTLLAFATVCVGVLILRNTRPDLPRPFRVPLAVVVCPLGAAACLYLFWKPFAEHWHLMTGWTAIGMLIYFGYGYHNSKLRKAAGGKA, encoded by the coding sequence ATGTCGAGAGGCCTGTTCATCACCAAGCCGGTGGCACCCGCCGGTCATGTGGACGCCGGTGAGCCCGTAGAGGGCAGCCTCCAAGGCGAGGCAACGCTGAAACGGTCTCTGACCGCGACCCAATTGGTGATGCTGGGCATCGGCGCGGTCATCGGCGCCGGCATCTTCGTCCTCTCCGGCCACGCCGCCGCCGAACACGCCGGCCCGGCGATCGTGCTGAGCTTCATCGTCGCCGGCTTCGCCTGCGCACTGGCCGGCCTGTGCTACGCCGAGTTCTCGGCGATGCTGCCGGTGTCGGGCAGCGCCTACTCCTATTCCTATGCCACGCTCGGCGAGTTCGTCGCCTGGTTCATCGGTTGGAACCTGGTGCTGGAATACCTGTTCGCCGCCTCGACCGTCGCGGTCGGCTGGTCGGGTTACCTCAACAGCCTGCTGACCACCTTCGGCATGGGCCTGCCGGCCTCGCTGTCGGCCGCGCCGCTCAACATGGTCGACGGCGCGTTCGTCTACACCGGCGGGCTGGTCAATCTGCCGGCGGTGGTCATCGTCGCCGCGCTCAGCGGCCTGTGCTACGTCGGCATCACCCAGTCGGCCTTCATCAACACGATCATCGTCGCGATCAAGGTCGTGGTGATCACGCTGTTCGTCGCGTTCGCCGCCAAGTACGTCAACCCGGACAACTGGGTGCCGTTCATCCCGGAAAACCAGGGCCCCGGCAAGTACGGCATCGACGGCGTGATCCGCGGCGCCTCGGTGGTGTTCTTCGCCTACATCGGCTTCGACGCGGTCTCCACCGCCGCCGGCGAGGCCAAGAACCCGCAGCGCGACATGCCGATCGGCATCCTCGGCTCGCTGGTGATCTGCACCATCATCTACATCATCGTCTCCGGCGTGCTGACCGGCCTGCTGCCGTACCACATGCTGAGCACGCCGAAGCCGGTCGCGACCGCGCTGGAAGCCTATCCGGCGCTGGGCTGGCTCAAGCTGGTGGTCGAAGTCGGCGCCATCGCCGGCCTGAGTTCGGTGATCCTGGTCATGCTGATGGGCCAGCCGCGCATCTTCTATTCGATGGCGAAAGACGGCCTGCTGCCGAAGTTCTTCGCCAAGGTGCATCCGAAGTTCCAGACCCCGTACGTGGGCACGATCATCGTCGGCGTGTTCGCCTGCATCCTGGCCGGCCTGTTCCCGATCAACCTGCTCGGCGAGCTGGTGTCGATGGGCACCCTGCTGGCGTTCGCCACGGTCTGCGTCGGCGTGCTGATCCTGCGCAACACCCGCCCCGACCTGCCGCGTCCGTTCCGCGTGCCGCTGGCCGTCGTGGTCTGCCCGCTAGGCGCCGCGGCCTGTCTGTACCTGTTCTGGAAGCCGTTCGCCGAGCATTGGCACCTGATGACCGGCTGGACCGCGATCGGCATGCTGATCTACTTCGGCTACGGCTACCACAACAGCAAGCTGCGCAAGGCGGCGGGCGGCAAGGCCTGA
- a CDS encoding NUDIX hydrolase yields the protein MPAQRPDAIAELRSTLTDYARRWPEEAEHTAPFLQLLSEAEDFDAAHDAAQHMPADPFRRDRLAGHFTGGAWLVDRAGARVLLTHHRKLGRWLQLGGHADGDRDMAAVALKEAEEESGLSGLRVDAELFDLDRHWIPERRDVPGHWHYDLRYVVHAGDDETFVVSEESLDLAWRGIDEVLSDPDSDESMRRLARKWLARAG from the coding sequence ATGCCAGCGCAACGCCCCGACGCCATCGCCGAACTTCGTTCCACACTGACCGACTATGCGCGCCGCTGGCCGGAAGAAGCCGAACATACGGCGCCGTTCCTGCAACTGCTGAGCGAGGCCGAGGATTTCGACGCGGCGCATGATGCAGCGCAACATATGCCGGCCGACCCGTTCCGCCGCGACCGCCTGGCCGGCCATTTCACCGGCGGCGCGTGGCTGGTCGACCGCGCCGGCGCGCGCGTGCTGCTGACCCACCACCGCAAGCTCGGCCGCTGGCTGCAACTCGGCGGCCACGCCGACGGCGACCGCGACATGGCCGCGGTGGCGCTGAAGGAAGCCGAGGAAGAATCGGGCCTGAGCGGCCTGCGCGTGGACGCGGAGCTGTTCGACCTCGACCGCCACTGGATTCCCGAACGCCGCGACGTGCCCGGGCATTGGCATTACGACTTGCGCTATGTCGTGCACGCGGGCGACGACGAAACCTTCGTGGTCAGCGAGGAATCGCTGGATCTGGCCTGGCGCGGCATCGACGAGGTGCTGAGCGATCCCGACAGCGACGAATCGATGCGCCGGCTCGCGCGCAAGTGGCTGGCGCGCGCGGGCTGA